One window of Microcoleus vaginatus PCC 9802 genomic DNA carries:
- a CDS encoding sulfurtransferase, giving the protein MSNLLCNLGYNLADNWIVSADLAKQLLEQGATLLDARQPILKWFGRLPPAIPVTWQEFSQSHFPHKGKIIENNTLLTQKLQAIGICQDKPVIVVADSVKGWGEDGRIVWMLRTLGHEKAVFVDGGYCALIKAGIDRVKSANNPPKTGDFIVSRRSNWEIEQDELKAILGNANLAVIDARTPPEYAGKTPYGEKRGGHIPGAIHLYYKQLMDTQGQLLARGEIVAILQQKGVSQSTQLVSYCSGGIRSAWLTSVLTNAGFNAKNYAGSMWEWSASPADSYPLSVILSGAG; this is encoded by the coding sequence ATGTCTAATTTACTTTGTAATTTAGGGTATAATTTGGCAGATAATTGGATAGTAAGCGCCGATTTAGCTAAGCAATTGCTGGAACAAGGAGCTACTTTGCTTGATGCTCGCCAACCTATTTTAAAGTGGTTTGGCCGTCTCCCGCCAGCTATTCCCGTAACTTGGCAGGAATTCTCTCAATCGCACTTTCCCCACAAGGGAAAAATTATCGAAAATAACACACTTTTAACTCAAAAACTGCAAGCAATTGGCATCTGTCAAGACAAACCTGTCATAGTCGTTGCCGATTCGGTGAAAGGGTGGGGCGAAGACGGGCGAATTGTTTGGATGTTGCGGACTTTGGGACACGAAAAAGCCGTTTTTGTAGATGGAGGATATTGCGCTTTAATCAAAGCTGGAATTGATCGAGTAAAATCTGCAAACAATCCACCGAAAACCGGAGATTTTATCGTATCTCGCCGCTCGAATTGGGAAATTGAGCAGGATGAATTGAAAGCGATTTTAGGCAATGCTAATTTAGCAGTTATTGATGCTAGAACACCGCCAGAATATGCAGGTAAAACGCCTTACGGAGAAAAGCGAGGCGGCCACATTCCCGGTGCGATTCACCTCTACTACAAACAGTTAATGGACACACAGGGACAACTGCTGGCTCGCGGGGAAATTGTGGCTATTTTGCAGCAGAAAGGAGTTTCGCAATCCACTCAACTTGTGAGTTATTGCTCCGGGGGAATTCGCTCTGCATGGTTGACTTCAGTGTTGACAAATGCGGGATTTAATGCTAAGAATTATGCAGGTTCAATGTGGGAATGGTCGGCGTCGCCTGCAGATAGTTATCCTTTGTCAGTAATCCTTTCAGGGGCGGGCTAG
- a CDS encoding cation transporter has protein sequence MVADNRSEVRKVLIITLLLNLLVMAIKAAVGWLTGSLSLLADALHSVTDSANNILGLVTNHYANPQPDRDHPYGHQKFDALGALGIAAFLGIACFEILSGAVERLINGGKIVKISPNELWILLIVLGINIFVTFYERRVGKRLGSAILVADAQHTMSDVWVTIMVIGGLIGVWQGQVWNIPQLQSLDVFLSFPVAVLVFSSGWKVLTENLPWLVDEMAIAPEVIHAIAIDVPGVVNCHSIASRGVVGRQVFIDMHMIVDAVDVETAHGITEEVEARLEERFSPVRILIHVEPPTYHSDQISYDSQEKEKVKREVG, from the coding sequence ATGGTTGCCGATAACCGTTCCGAAGTCCGCAAGGTTTTAATAATTACTTTATTGCTAAATTTGCTGGTGATGGCAATTAAAGCAGCGGTGGGATGGCTGACAGGTTCCCTCAGTTTGCTGGCAGATGCTTTGCACAGCGTCACAGACAGCGCTAATAATATTTTAGGATTGGTAACTAATCATTATGCCAATCCGCAGCCCGATCGCGATCATCCCTACGGACACCAGAAATTTGACGCTCTCGGAGCCCTGGGAATTGCTGCGTTTCTGGGAATTGCCTGTTTTGAAATTCTCAGCGGTGCTGTCGAAAGGCTGATTAACGGGGGTAAAATTGTCAAAATATCCCCAAATGAACTGTGGATTTTGCTGATTGTACTGGGGATTAATATTTTTGTCACCTTTTACGAGCGCAGAGTTGGGAAACGCCTTGGTAGCGCGATTTTAGTGGCTGACGCTCAGCACACGATGAGCGATGTTTGGGTGACAATTATGGTCATCGGCGGGTTGATTGGTGTTTGGCAAGGGCAGGTTTGGAATATACCTCAATTACAATCCCTGGATGTGTTTTTGTCTTTTCCTGTGGCTGTTTTGGTATTTAGCAGCGGTTGGAAGGTTTTAACAGAAAATCTGCCTTGGTTGGTGGATGAAATGGCGATCGCACCGGAAGTTATTCACGCGATCGCGATCGATGTACCGGGGGTTGTCAACTGTCACTCGATCGCCTCCCGTGGCGTTGTAGGGCGTCAAGTATTTATTGATATGCACATGATTGTCGATGCTGTCGATGTAGAAACAGCTCACGGGATTACAGAAGAAGTAGAAGCCCGTTTGGAAGAACGTTTCAGCCCTGTACGCATCTTAATTCACGTTGAGCCGCCGACTTACCATTCCGACCAAATTAGCTACGATTCTCAAGAGAAGGAAAAAGTTAAGCGTGAAGTTGGGTAA
- the mtnA gene encoding S-methyl-5-thioribose-1-phosphate isomerase, with the protein MTPQNSPVSPVTWKEDRVLLIDQNRLPKEYGVVEISRCEDMAEAIKTMIVRGAPAIGVAAAYGMYLGAREIETGDRTEFLAKLEQVGELLRSTRPTAVNLFWAISRMLKTAERTSGSVEQVQKTLLEMAKTIQAEDLQTCKDIGDKGLEVLPATPEKLNLLTHCNAGALATAGYGTALGVFRSAWREGRLGRVFADETRPRLQGAKLTTWECVQEGIPVTLIADNMAAHCMKLGMIHAVVVGADRIAANGDAANKIGTYSLAIVAKAHNVPFFVAAPLSTIDFELSDGSKIPIEERDPVEMYQVGTTRICPVGVEFYNPAFDVTPAELISGIITEHGTVAPWALKQFQAKQLV; encoded by the coding sequence ACCCCTCAAAACTCCCCTGTTTCCCCCGTCACTTGGAAAGAAGACAGAGTTCTGCTAATTGACCAAAACCGACTCCCGAAAGAATACGGTGTAGTCGAAATTAGCCGCTGCGAAGATATGGCTGAGGCGATTAAAACTATGATAGTCCGAGGTGCTCCGGCGATCGGGGTAGCAGCAGCCTACGGGATGTATTTGGGGGCGCGAGAAATCGAAACCGGCGATCGTACTGAATTTCTCGCTAAATTAGAACAAGTTGGCGAGTTATTGCGTTCCACTCGTCCCACGGCGGTTAATTTGTTTTGGGCAATATCGCGAATGCTCAAAACTGCCGAGAGAACTAGCGGTTCTGTCGAACAAGTGCAAAAAACTTTGTTAGAAATGGCTAAAACCATTCAAGCAGAAGACTTGCAAACTTGTAAAGATATCGGGGACAAAGGTTTAGAAGTTCTGCCAGCCACACCCGAAAAACTAAACTTACTAACTCACTGCAATGCAGGTGCGTTGGCAACAGCAGGCTACGGTACTGCTTTAGGTGTATTTCGTTCTGCTTGGCGAGAAGGAAGACTCGGAAGAGTTTTTGCAGACGAAACTAGGCCGCGTCTCCAAGGTGCAAAACTGACCACTTGGGAATGCGTGCAAGAAGGAATTCCCGTCACATTAATAGCCGACAATATGGCCGCTCACTGCATGAAACTCGGCATGATTCACGCAGTAGTTGTCGGTGCCGACAGAATCGCTGCTAACGGCGACGCCGCCAATAAAATTGGCACTTACAGTTTAGCAATTGTTGCCAAAGCTCACAACGTCCCGTTTTTTGTCGCCGCTCCTCTGTCAACAATTGATTTTGAACTTTCCGACGGCAGCAAAATCCCCATTGAAGAACGCGATCCAGTTGAAATGTATCAAGTTGGAACTACGCGGATTTGTCCTGTGGGAGTCGAATTTTACAATCCCGCTTTTGACGTAACTCCGGCGGAATTAATCTCAGGAATTATTACAGAACACGGCACGGTTGCTCCTTGGGCGTTGAAACAGTTTCAAGCAAAACAATTAGTTTGA